The Oncorhynchus mykiss isolate Arlee chromosome 30, USDA_OmykA_1.1, whole genome shotgun sequence genome includes a window with the following:
- the LOC110521779 gene encoding protein mago nashi homolog isoform X1: MSTSDFYLRYYVGHKGKFGHEFLEFEFRPDGKLRYANNSNYKNDVMIRKEAYVHKSVMEELKRIIDDSEITKEDDALWPPPDRVGRQELEIVIGDEHISFTTSKIGSLIDVNQSKDPEGLRVFYYLVQDLKCLVFSLIGLHFKIKPI; encoded by the exons ATGTCAACGAGTGACTTTTATTTGAGATATTATGTCGGGCACAAGGGAAAGTTTGGACACGAGTTCTTGGAATTTGAGTTTAGACCAGACG GTAAGCTGAGATACGCGAACAACAGCAACTACAAGAATGATGTCATGATCAGGAAAGAG GCGTACGTACACAAAAGTGTGATGGAGGAACTGAAGAGGATCATAGATGACAGTGAGATCACCAAGGAAGATGATGCACTGTGGCCACCCCCAGACAGAGTGGGCAGACAG GAGCTGGAGATCGTCATTGGGGATGAGCACATTTCCTTCACAACTTCCAAGATTGGTTCCTTGATTGATGTCAACCAGTCGAA GGACCCAGAAGGCCTCCGCGTGTTCTACTACCTGGTCCAGGATCTGAAATGTCTTGTCTTCAGTCTCATCGGGCTACACTTCAAGATCAAGCCCATCTAA
- the LOC110521779 gene encoding protein mago nashi homolog isoform X2 — protein MIRKEAYVHKSVMEELKRIIDDSEITKEDDALWPPPDRVGRQELEIVIGDEHISFTTSKIGSLIDVNQSKDPEGLRVFYYLVQDLKCLVFSLIGLHFKIKPI, from the exons ATGATCAGGAAAGAG GCGTACGTACACAAAAGTGTGATGGAGGAACTGAAGAGGATCATAGATGACAGTGAGATCACCAAGGAAGATGATGCACTGTGGCCACCCCCAGACAGAGTGGGCAGACAG GAGCTGGAGATCGTCATTGGGGATGAGCACATTTCCTTCACAACTTCCAAGATTGGTTCCTTGATTGATGTCAACCAGTCGAA GGACCCAGAAGGCCTCCGCGTGTTCTACTACCTGGTCCAGGATCTGAAATGTCTTGTCTTCAGTCTCATCGGGCTACACTTCAAGATCAAGCCCATCTAA